In Bacteroidales bacterium, the following are encoded in one genomic region:
- the rsmG gene encoding 16S rRNA (guanine(527)-N(7))-methyltransferase RsmG, with amino-acid sequence METIIKYFPELSELQITKFSLLKDLYLFWNKRINVISRKDIDSIYEHHILHSLSIAKAVNFTDGTSVLDVGTGGGLPGIPLAIMFSSSSFTLIDSIGKKTKVVNEIVKELKLLNVNAKQIRVEKLNDKFDFIVSRAVTNFPDFYKLIKNNIYSNNINNIPNGIFYLKGGDFENEIKSFENKIKIINIADFFNEPYFETKKIIYLQRFL; translated from the coding sequence ATGGAAACTATTATCAAATATTTCCCGGAATTATCTGAATTACAAATCACAAAGTTTTCATTACTAAAAGATTTATATCTGTTTTGGAATAAAAGAATAAATGTCATTTCAAGAAAGGATATTGATTCAATATACGAACATCATATTTTACATTCACTATCAATAGCTAAAGCGGTTAATTTTACAGATGGTACATCTGTCCTTGATGTTGGAACAGGCGGGGGGTTACCAGGAATTCCACTTGCTATTATGTTCTCATCATCAAGCTTTACATTAATTGATTCAATTGGGAAAAAAACAAAAGTTGTAAATGAAATAGTTAAAGAATTGAAACTCTTAAATGTTAATGCAAAACAAATAAGAGTTGAAAAACTTAATGATAAATTCGATTTTATTGTTAGCAGGGCAGTAACTAATTTCCCTGATTTTTATAAACTTATAAAAAATAATATATACTCTAATAATATAAATAATATACCAAATGGTATTTTCTATTTAAAAGGTGGTGATTTTGAAAACGAGATAAAATCTTTTGAAAATAAAATAAAAATTATAAATATTGCTGACTTTTTTAATGAACCATATTTTGAAACAAAAAAAATAATTTATTTGCAACGATTTTTATAG
- a CDS encoding TonB-dependent receptor: MKNFILTTFIIAMFTTLAFSQKLTQTVRGTIIDADSKLPIIGATAMILGSDPLVGTATDVNGKFRLENVPIGRITLQLSYLGYESKTIPNIVVNSGKEVVLNLNIQESVVKLDEVVIKPKRKNGEALNKMSLISARSVSIEQTKRYAGTFNDPSRILSNFAGVTSTQDGSNDIIVRGNSPKYIQWRLEGVEITNPNHFADQSYTIGGMSALNNNILATSGFYTGAFSPEYGNALSGVYDIKLRAGNNEKFESSFGFGIIGTDFTVEGPFKKGYTGSYLLNYRYSTVAIIKDIGLIDNIPGAMDFQDMSAKIVLPTKKVGIFSLFALGGLSGFMWEDIDADMLPTPGDRNMKSDIVEDFDKDNYLLNSGLNHTLVINKNSYIKTTLAYSTDGINNDIFESEIIETDNGQGGVLLDTVDRTLNYKSRLKKSAYRSALTYSNKLNAKNKIQIGTKYTLFDYDNNQSMLNDDLTTRVTLINFKENIGVLRNYISWKHRLNKDITIVAGLHNMNVLYNNKSTLEPRIAVNWKLNNTNSVHAGYGKHSNMEGIHNYFIKTELEDGSVIEPNKDLDLLKAHHYVLGYEKRFTENIMAKMEVYYQYLYNLPVENNNTSYYATINGGDEYRYVDLVNEGTGKNYGVEFTLERYFINNYYYLINASLYESKYKSLEGVERNTQHNGNYLVNVLCGKEFENLGKKQNRTLGLNAKISFAGGRKIIPLLRDAQGNLAVDPANNRYWDYDKAYENKIEDNHQVTISVNYKINKPKATHEIKLELQNITGYKVKVTEYYDKSKPNSIGYLAYPIGLFPNLMYRVYF, encoded by the coding sequence ATGAAAAATTTTATTTTAACAACATTTATAATTGCCATGTTCACAACATTGGCTTTTAGTCAAAAACTAACACAAACAGTAAGAGGTACCATAATTGATGCCGACAGTAAATTGCCGATAATAGGTGCGACAGCAATGATACTTGGTTCTGACCCATTGGTTGGTACGGCAACCGATGTGAATGGTAAGTTTAGATTGGAAAACGTACCGATAGGTAGAATTACATTACAATTATCTTATCTGGGTTATGAAAGCAAAACCATTCCAAACATTGTGGTGAACTCCGGTAAGGAGGTAGTTTTAAATCTAAACATACAGGAATCTGTTGTAAAATTAGATGAGGTGGTTATTAAACCAAAAAGGAAAAATGGAGAAGCATTAAATAAGATGTCGCTAATTAGTGCTCGTTCTGTTTCAATAGAACAGACAAAGCGTTATGCCGGCACCTTTAATGACCCATCTCGTATATTATCTAATTTTGCTGGAGTAACAAGTACGCAAGACGGAAGTAATGACATTATCGTAAGAGGCAATTCGCCTAAATATATCCAATGGCGTTTGGAAGGAGTTGAAATTACAAATCCCAATCATTTTGCAGATCAAAGTTATACAATTGGAGGAATGAGTGCTCTGAATAATAACATATTAGCTACTTCCGGTTTTTATACAGGGGCTTTTTCACCTGAATACGGAAATGCCCTGTCGGGAGTTTATGATATAAAACTTAGGGCAGGAAATAACGAAAAATTCGAATCTAGTTTCGGCTTTGGTATAATTGGTACCGACTTTACCGTTGAAGGTCCGTTTAAAAAAGGTTATACCGGTTCGTACCTTTTGAATTACAGATACTCAACAGTTGCCATAATTAAAGATATTGGTTTAATTGATAACATTCCAGGGGCAATGGATTTTCAGGATATGAGCGCAAAGATAGTTCTGCCTACTAAAAAAGTAGGAATATTTTCTTTATTTGCTTTGGGAGGTTTAAGTGGCTTTATGTGGGAAGATATTGATGCAGATATGCTGCCAACACCAGGTGACAGAAATATGAAATCAGATATTGTTGAAGATTTCGATAAAGATAATTACCTGTTAAATTCAGGATTGAATCATACCTTAGTAATTAATAAAAATAGTTATATTAAAACTACACTTGCCTATTCAACTGATGGCATTAATAATGATATTTTTGAGTCAGAAATAATAGAAACAGACAATGGTCAAGGCGGAGTTTTACTTGATACAGTTGATAGAACATTAAATTATAAAAGCAGGTTAAAAAAGTCGGCATATAGAAGTGCTTTAACTTATAGCAATAAATTAAATGCAAAAAACAAAATTCAAATAGGCACTAAATACACACTTTTTGATTATGATAATAATCAAAGTATGCTTAATGATGATTTAACTACCAGAGTAACTTTAATAAATTTTAAAGAAAATATAGGTGTATTAAGAAATTACATAAGCTGGAAACACAGGTTAAATAAAGACATTACCATTGTAGCCGGATTACATAACATGAATGTTTTATACAACAACAAGAGTACACTTGAACCAAGAATTGCTGTAAACTGGAAACTTAATAATACAAATTCAGTTCACGCCGGATATGGAAAACACAGCAATATGGAGGGAATACACAATTATTTTATTAAGACAGAATTAGAAGACGGAAGTGTAATTGAACCTAATAAAGATCTTGATTTACTAAAAGCACATCATTATGTTCTTGGATATGAAAAACGTTTCACGGAGAACATAATGGCAAAAATGGAAGTTTACTACCAGTATCTTTACAATTTACCTGTTGAAAACAATAATACGAGTTATTATGCAACCATTAATGGAGGTGATGAATATAGATATGTTGATTTAGTAAATGAGGGAACTGGAAAAAATTATGGAGTAGAATTTACCTTAGAGCGATATTTTATAAATAACTACTACTATTTGATTAATGCTTCGTTATACGAATCAAAATACAAATCCTTAGAAGGTGTTGAGAGAAATACCCAACATAATGGCAACTATTTAGTAAATGTTTTGTGTGGAAAAGAGTTTGAGAATCTTGGTAAAAAGCAAAACCGAACCCTTGGTTTAAATGCCAAGATATCTTTTGCAGGTGGTAGAAAAATTATTCCGTTGTTAAGAGATGCACAAGGAAATTTAGCCGTTGACCCTGCAAACAACAGGTATTGGGATTACGATAAAGCCTATGAAAATAAGATTGAAGATAATCATCAGGTAACTATATCGGTAAATTATAAGATTAACAAACCTAAGGCTACACATGAAATAAAATTGGAATTGCAAAACATTACCGGTTACAAAGTAAAAGTTACCGAATATTATGATAAAAGCAAGCCAAACTCAATTGGTTACCTTGCGTATCCAATTGGGCTTTTTCCTAACTTAATGTATCGTGTATATTTTTAA
- a CDS encoding glycosyltransferase, whose protein sequence is MIKEIIFDLYSNWQNILIGLFIFSCIIQLFYYLFFFSRILFYKGSNKCNPVIPVSILICAKNEGISLKKNLPKILAQNYPEFEVIVVNDCSVDDTEEILMALKREYHNLKYTTIEQDKKFIHGKKLALTVGIKAAKNELLLLTDADCFPKSKNWLYQMQQNFDDKTDIVLGYGGYLSKKGLLNKMIRFDTVFIAIQYLSYALAGFPYMGVGRNLAYRKKLFFKNKGFAGHAHILSGDDDLFINKISTKTNTKIEIHPESYTLSEPKEKFTEWVEQKKRHLTTGIYYKRKYKLLIGSEIISRFFFYLSFLILMILKINFEQILFVFILRMIIQGVIIKKLMNKFYEKGFFLFTYIFDIILPIINLYLLFSNYFFSKRNKWT, encoded by the coding sequence GTGATAAAAGAAATAATATTTGATTTATACAGTAATTGGCAAAATATTTTGATTGGCTTATTTATATTTTCATGTATTATTCAGTTATTTTATTATTTATTTTTCTTTAGTAGAATATTATTTTATAAAGGAAGTAATAAATGCAATCCGGTTATTCCTGTTTCAATATTGATATGTGCAAAAAATGAAGGGATAAGTTTAAAAAAGAATTTGCCAAAAATATTAGCACAAAATTATCCTGAATTTGAAGTAATTGTCGTAAATGATTGCTCAGTTGATGATACAGAAGAAATTTTAATGGCATTAAAAAGGGAGTATCATAACTTAAAATATACTACAATTGAACAGGATAAAAAGTTTATTCATGGGAAAAAGCTTGCATTAACAGTGGGGATAAAGGCTGCTAAGAATGAGTTATTACTTTTAACTGATGCTGATTGTTTTCCAAAAAGCAAAAATTGGTTATATCAAATGCAGCAAAATTTTGATGATAAAACGGATATTGTTTTAGGATATGGTGGATATTTATCAAAAAAGGGATTGTTAAATAAAATGATAAGATTTGATACGGTTTTTATTGCAATACAGTATTTGAGTTATGCATTAGCCGGTTTTCCATATATGGGTGTAGGAAGAAATCTTGCATACCGAAAAAAATTGTTCTTTAAAAATAAAGGATTTGCCGGTCATGCTCATATTCTTTCAGGAGATGATGATTTATTTATAAATAAGATTTCAACAAAAACAAATACTAAAATTGAAATTCATCCTGAAAGTTATACATTATCAGAACCAAAAGAAAAATTTACTGAATGGGTAGAACAAAAAAAACGACATTTGACAACAGGTATATATTACAAAAGAAAATATAAATTATTAATCGGTAGTGAAATAATTAGTAGATTTTTCTTTTATCTTAGTTTCCTAATATTAATGATATTAAAAATTAACTTTGAACAAATATTATTCGTTTTTATATTACGAATGATAATACAAGGTGTAATAATTAAAAAATTGATGAATAAATTTTATGAAAAGGGATTTTTCCTTTTTACATATATTTTTGACATTATATTACCGATAATCAATTTATATTTACTATTTTCAAATTATTTTTTTTCAAAAAGGAATAAATGGACATAA
- a CDS encoding S41 family peptidase produces the protein MKKVYLIILSIFIIVGCEKIFFKDDPANTPENNFEIFWTDFDRYYAQFNIRNFDWDSVYTLYKPQVSSSISDRQLFDILSEIVITLNDGHVNLFSVYGTVSWKGWGHGAYPSKKLINHYKYFTGGFSKDGVFEYGEFKNYNIGYIIIPTFTGNGDGLYSPDERYLVIDKILEQFKSKDGIIIDIRWNGGGNSVNSDAVAGRFADNKKVYCKLRRKNGVGKNDFSDWIDCYIEPKGEQYTKPVVVLTSRKTFSTAESFVLAMQVLPQVTIVGDTTGGGTGNPIFRELPNSWTYRLSTLYTVTANNLIVDGKGIFPDIVIKTSVEDSINGIDRILEKGIEIIER, from the coding sequence ATGAAAAAAGTATATCTTATTATCCTAAGTATATTTATTATTGTAGGATGTGAAAAAATCTTTTTTAAAGATGATCCCGCTAACACTCCTGAAAATAATTTTGAAATATTCTGGACAGATTTTGACAGGTATTATGCACAATTCAATATCAGGAATTTTGATTGGGATTCAGTTTATACCCTTTACAAACCACAGGTATCTTCAAGTATTTCTGACAGACAATTATTTGATATCCTTTCCGAGATTGTAATTACATTAAATGATGGGCATGTTAACCTTTTTTCTGTGTATGGAACAGTTTCATGGAAAGGATGGGGACATGGAGCATATCCAAGTAAAAAATTGATAAATCATTACAAATATTTTACTGGTGGTTTTTCTAAGGATGGGGTATTTGAATATGGAGAATTTAAAAATTATAATATCGGGTATATTATTATTCCTACTTTCACGGGAAATGGTGATGGTCTATATTCTCCTGATGAAAGATATTTGGTTATTGATAAAATTTTAGAACAATTTAAAAGTAAGGACGGAATTATTATAGATATTCGTTGGAATGGAGGTGGTAATAGTGTTAATTCGGATGCAGTTGCGGGTCGGTTCGCAGATAATAAAAAAGTTTATTGTAAGTTACGCCGTAAAAATGGTGTCGGTAAAAATGACTTTTCAGATTGGATTGATTGTTATATAGAACCAAAGGGGGAGCAGTACACCAAACCTGTTGTAGTATTAACCAGTAGAAAGACTTTTAGTACTGCCGAATCTTTTGTTCTGGCAATGCAAGTATTGCCACAAGTAACTATTGTTGGCGACACAACTGGCGGTGGTACTGGAAATCCTATTTTTCGGGAATTGCCAAATAGTTGGACATATCGTTTATCAACTTTATATACAGTTACAGCTAATAATCTTATAGTAGATGGAAAAGGGATTTTTCCGGATATTGTGATTAAGACTTCTGTTGAAGATTCAATAAATGGTATAGACAGGATTCTTGAAAAAGGAATAGAAATTATAGAAAGGTAA
- a CDS encoding LptF/LptG family permease: protein MLKILDIYIIKKFLGTFFYAIALIIGIVIIFDISEKIDDFIEREPPLRAIIFDYYMNFIPYFANLFMALFTFIAVIFFTSNMASNSEIIAILSNGVSYKRLMLPYFISSLIIAILSYTLINFIIPPANKVRLDFEENYYRQAFYNKDKNIHRQIDPGVFIYMESYNNFYDIGYKFSIEKFEDGKLKSKLVSNYIKWDTTINKWKIHNYHIRHFDGINETIEQGRTIDTVINIHPSDFSRRLSVVETMNYWELNDFIDEQIKIGADNIEIYLIEKYKRFAFPFSTFILTLIGVTLSSRKTRGGVGINIGIGLLIAFTYIMFIQVSTVLSTHSNMDPLIAVWIPNILFAIISIFLYKYATR, encoded by the coding sequence ATGTTAAAAATATTAGACATATATATCATTAAGAAATTCTTAGGAACATTTTTTTATGCAATTGCATTGATAATTGGAATTGTTATAATATTTGATATTTCTGAAAAAATAGATGATTTTATCGAAAGGGAGCCCCCTTTAAGAGCAATAATTTTTGATTATTATATGAATTTTATTCCATATTTTGCAAACCTGTTTATGGCTCTATTTACATTTATTGCTGTAATATTCTTCACATCTAATATGGCTTCTAATTCCGAAATTATTGCAATATTAAGTAACGGGGTAAGCTATAAAAGATTAATGTTACCATATTTTATTTCTTCATTAATTATTGCAATATTATCATACACACTAATAAATTTCATTATACCACCTGCAAATAAAGTAAGATTAGATTTTGAAGAAAATTATTATCGTCAAGCATTTTATAATAAGGATAAAAACATTCACAGACAAATAGACCCTGGCGTATTTATTTATATGGAAAGCTATAATAATTTTTATGATATTGGTTATAAATTTTCAATTGAAAAATTCGAAGATGGGAAATTGAAATCTAAACTCGTTTCGAATTACATTAAATGGGATACAACAATTAATAAATGGAAAATACATAATTATCATATCAGGCATTTTGATGGTATTAATGAAACTATTGAACAAGGCAGAACTATTGATACTGTAATAAATATTCATCCATCAGATTTCAGCCGCAGATTAAGTGTTGTTGAAACAATGAACTACTGGGAGTTAAACGATTTTATTGATGAACAAATAAAAATTGGTGCAGATAATATTGAAATATATTTAATTGAAAAATATAAAAGATTTGCTTTTCCGTTTTCAACTTTTATTCTAACCTTAATTGGAGTTACTCTTTCTTCAAGAAAAACCCGAGGGGGAGTTGGAATAAATATCGGGATAGGATTACTAATTGCTTTCACATATATAATGTTCATACAGGTATCCACGGTTCTTTCAACTCATAGTAATATGGACCCTTTAATAGCAGTTTGGATACCAAATATATTATTTGCAATAATATCAATATTTTTATACAAATATGCAACCAGATAA
- the tgt gene encoding tRNA guanosine(34) transglycosylase Tgt — protein sequence MRFKLFKKDDNSNARLGKIITDHGEIETPIFMPVGTAGSVKGVHQRELDNDIKAQIILGNTYHLYLRPGLDIIEKAGGLHKFINWNKPILTDSGGYQVFSLSENRKLTDNGAIFKSHIDGSKHTFTPEYVVDIQRIIGADIIMAFDECTPYPCDYKYAKKSMELTHKWLQRGIKRFDDTKPKYEYSQAFFPIIQGSTYKNLRIQSAEYIASLDREGNAIGGLSVGEPIDKMYEMIEIVNNILPLDKPRYLMGVGTPVNILEGISMGIDMFDCVMPTRNGRNGMLFTQDGIINLKNKKWKNDFSLIDKNGHTFVDFNYTKAYLSHLIHCKELLGAQIASIHNLGFYLWLVHESREKIREGNFTNWKNKMVKQLSKRL from the coding sequence ATGAGGTTTAAATTATTTAAAAAAGATGATAATTCTAATGCTCGACTTGGTAAAATAATAACTGACCACGGAGAAATAGAAACTCCAATATTTATGCCGGTAGGAACTGCCGGCTCAGTCAAAGGTGTGCATCAAAGAGAATTAGATAATGATATTAAAGCACAAATAATTCTTGGAAATACATATCATTTATATCTTCGTCCAGGTTTGGATATTATTGAAAAAGCAGGAGGGTTACACAAATTCATTAACTGGAATAAACCTATATTAACAGACAGTGGAGGATATCAGGTTTTTTCATTATCTGAAAACCGTAAGTTAACTGATAACGGAGCAATATTCAAGTCGCATATTGATGGTTCAAAACACACATTTACTCCCGAATATGTAGTTGATATTCAGAGAATTATCGGTGCAGATATCATAATGGCATTTGATGAATGTACACCTTATCCATGTGATTATAAATATGCAAAAAAATCTATGGAGCTTACACATAAATGGTTACAACGTGGTATTAAAAGATTTGATGATACTAAACCTAAATATGAATATTCACAAGCATTTTTCCCGATAATACAAGGCAGTACATATAAAAATTTACGAATTCAATCAGCCGAATACATTGCTTCGCTTGACAGGGAAGGAAATGCCATAGGAGGTCTGTCTGTTGGTGAACCTATAGATAAAATGTATGAAATGATTGAAATTGTAAATAATATTCTGCCACTTGACAAACCAAGGTATCTTATGGGAGTTGGAACACCTGTAAACATTCTTGAAGGAATATCAATGGGAATTGATATGTTTGATTGTGTTATGCCAACAAGAAACGGTAGAAATGGAATGTTATTCACTCAGGATGGAATAATAAACTTGAAAAATAAAAAGTGGAAAAATGATTTTTCTTTAATTGATAAAAACGGTCATACTTTTGTTGATTTTAATTATACAAAAGCATATTTAAGCCATTTAATTCATTGCAAAGAACTTCTTGGTGCTCAAATAGCAAGTATTCATAATTTGGGATTTTATTTATGGTTAGTTCATGAATCAAGAGAAAAAATCAGAGAAGGAAATTTTACTAATTGGAAAAACAAAATGGTAAAACAATTATCAAAAAGACTATAA
- a CDS encoding YdcF family protein encodes MFFILSKILMFLITPIVWIITLLFFSLFSKNRKKKKRYLLISLLLLLFFSNSFILDEFMRLWEVKATKYNNLKSSYDYGIVLGGITEEYDFKNDRLTFMRSSDRLWQALELYEQKRIKKIIITGGSGSILQPKLKESIFIKQFLLKLNIPEEDIIIETDSRNTRENAVNIARILENKNTDVLLITSAFHMRRSMKCFKKAGIIVYPYSTDRYSGPRKFVFDHLFIPNVKTFSTWNLLIHEIAGYIIYAMVGYI; translated from the coding sequence ATGTTTTTTATTCTATCAAAAATATTAATGTTTTTAATTACTCCAATCGTTTGGATAATAACTTTACTTTTTTTCTCATTATTTTCTAAGAACAGAAAAAAGAAAAAAAGATACCTGTTAATTTCATTATTGCTTTTATTATTTTTTTCAAATTCGTTTATTTTAGATGAATTTATGCGATTATGGGAAGTAAAAGCTACTAAATATAACAATTTAAAAAGCAGCTATGATTATGGTATTGTACTTGGTGGAATTACTGAAGAATATGATTTTAAAAATGACAGGTTAACTTTCATGCGAAGTAGCGACAGGTTATGGCAAGCTCTTGAACTTTATGAACAAAAAAGAATAAAAAAAATAATTATAACCGGTGGCTCAGGTAGTATCTTGCAACCGAAACTAAAAGAATCAATTTTTATAAAACAATTTTTACTGAAATTAAATATTCCCGAAGAAGATATTATTATTGAAACTGATTCAAGAAATACAAGAGAAAATGCTGTAAATATTGCAAGAATATTAGAAAACAAAAATACTGATGTATTACTGATCACTTCTGCATTTCATATGCGGCGGTCAATGAAGTGTTTTAAAAAAGCAGGGATTATTGTTTATCCATATTCAACTGATAGATATTCAGGACCAAGAAAATTTGTGTTTGATCATTTATTTATTCCAAATGTTAAAACATTTTCTACATGGAATTTACTAATACATGAAATAGCCGGCTATATTATTTATGCAATGGTTGGTTATATATAA
- a CDS encoding PorT family protein, which yields MKNVVLLTVMLLSSIIGLSQTESSDNDSKFRFGFNLGADYSNLQSKETLPSNANISNGVGFSFGAFMDYSISKNFLFSPKSELSFNNSSVDFENIDNSTYEIFPISLDFMIHFVYKIGNSNNIPYLLIGPKLKLPIEKKSTSSTEFKINPDFAIDFGIGLENKTKYFIFAPELRYSFGLLNVNQNPTLQTLNFHNISLILNFK from the coding sequence ATGAAAAATGTTGTTTTATTAACTGTAATGCTATTAAGTTCCATCATTGGACTCTCTCAAACAGAAAGTAGTGATAATGATAGCAAATTCAGATTTGGATTCAATCTTGGTGCAGATTATTCAAATCTACAATCAAAAGAAACTCTTCCAAGTAATGCCAATATATCTAATGGTGTTGGATTTAGTTTCGGTGCGTTCATGGATTATTCAATCTCGAAGAACTTTTTGTTTTCACCAAAATCAGAATTATCGTTCAATAATAGTAGCGTAGATTTTGAAAATATTGATAATTCTACATATGAAATATTTCCAATTAGTTTAGATTTTATGATTCATTTCGTTTATAAAATAGGAAATAGTAATAATATCCCGTATTTACTTATTGGACCAAAATTAAAATTACCTATTGAAAAAAAATCTACTTCAAGTACAGAATTTAAGATTAATCCTGATTTTGCAATTGACTTTGGAATTGGATTAGAAAACAAGACCAAGTATTTTATTTTTGCACCAGAATTGAGATATTCTTTTGGATTGTTAAACGTAAATCAGAATCCAACTTTACAAACTTTGAATTTTCATAATATATCATTGATTTTGAATTTTAAATAA
- a CDS encoding RNA polymerase sigma factor — MTRKEYNNAVNMYADGIYRFILKSMNDSESAKDVVQDVFTKLWEKHENVQFEKVKSYLFTAGYRTMLNVFRNNKKTVTFDKFVEWKYAHEKQYSDLSEILDEAVKKLPEDQRTVVLLRDYEGYSYQEIGEILNFSESQVKVYIFRARKFLQQYLKSVETLL, encoded by the coding sequence ATGACTAGAAAAGAATACAATAATGCTGTTAATATGTATGCTGATGGAATTTATCGGTTTATACTAAAAAGTATGAACGATAGTGAGTCTGCAAAGGATGTGGTACAAGATGTTTTTACAAAATTGTGGGAGAAACACGAAAATGTACAATTCGAAAAAGTAAAATCGTATTTATTTACAGCTGGTTACAGAACTATGTTAAATGTTTTTAGAAACAACAAAAAAACTGTTACGTTTGACAAGTTTGTGGAATGGAAATATGCACATGAAAAACAGTATTCCGATTTAAGCGAAATTTTAGATGAAGCAGTAAAGAAGCTACCAGAAGACCAACGAACAGTCGTGTTACTACGAGACTATGAAGGGTATTCTTACCAAGAAATTGGAGAAATTTTAAATTTTAGTGAATCTCAAGTAAAGGTTTACATTTTTAGAGCAAGAAAGTTTTTACAACAATATTTAAAAAGTGTTGAAACATTATTATAA
- a CDS encoding sigma-70 family RNA polymerase sigma factor, with the protein MDINPTFSEKAKEDYELVVAAIKGDQKAYAELLGRYKDAIYYMLLKMINNKDDAEDLTIEAFGKAFKNINQYSSDYAFSTWLFKIASNNCIDYLRKKKIVNVLLADTVESSSDSNSNYKPSISLKSDTLDPEENLIKKQKAILMRTIVNKLKPRYKRLIELRYYKEYSYDEISKELELPIGTVKAQLFRARELLFNTLKKTRKKY; encoded by the coding sequence ATGGACATAAATCCAACATTTTCTGAAAAAGCCAAAGAAGATTATGAATTAGTCGTTGCTGCGATTAAAGGTGACCAGAAAGCATATGCAGAATTGCTTGGCAGATATAAGGATGCAATTTATTATATGCTTTTGAAGATGATAAATAATAAAGATGATGCTGAAGACCTTACCATCGAAGCTTTTGGAAAAGCTTTTAAAAATATTAATCAGTATTCATCAGATTATGCTTTTAGTACATGGTTATTTAAAATTGCTTCTAATAATTGTATTGATTACTTAAGAAAAAAGAAAATTGTAAATGTTTTACTTGCCGATACTGTAGAGTCATCAAGTGATTCTAATTCAAATTACAAACCTTCGATTTCATTAAAATCGGATACTCTGGATCCTGAAGAAAATCTTATTAAAAAGCAAAAAGCAATATTAATGCGAACAATTGTAAATAAATTAAAACCTCGTTATAAAAGGCTTATTGAATTACGTTATTATAAAGAATATTCTTATGATGAAATTTCTAAAGAACTTGAATTACCTATTGGAACTGTTAAAGCACAACTTTTTCGTGCTAGGGAATTGTTGTTTAATACATTGAAAAAAACCAGAAAAAAATATTAG